A section of the Nitrospirota bacterium genome encodes:
- a CDS encoding nucleotidyltransferase domain-containing protein, with amino-acid sequence MKRESIIETIKKTLREHGISKAYLFGSFAREERNYHDIDVAIEPPKGRFSLLDLVGVEQELEDVTGKKVDVVIYHSVKPRMKQYVDKDITAIL; translated from the coding sequence ATGAAAAGAGAATCAATAATCGAAACCATAAAAAAGACTCTCAGAGAGCACGGTATCAGTAAGGCGTATCTCTTCGGCAGTTTTGCCAGGGAAGAGCGCAATTATCATGATATAGATGTTGCTATCGAACCGCCTAAAGGCAGGTTTTCGCTTCTTGACCTTGTAGGCGTAGAACAGGAACTTGAAGATGTAACAGGAAAGAAGGTGGATGTTGTTATCTATCATTCCGTCAAGCCGAGGATGAAACAATATGTTGATAAGGACATAACGGCAATATTATGA
- a CDS encoding IS200/IS605 family transposase yields the protein MSQYIHKSHNVSVLMYHLVCPAKYRRVV from the coding sequence ATGAGTCAGTACATACATAAAAGCCACAATGTTTCTGTATTGATGTATCACTTGGTGTGTCCAGCGAAATATCGGAGAGTTGT
- a CDS encoding ATP-binding protein: MIDREDLVRHVRSALRRSRAVMLIGPRQCGKTTLARQLLAVDSPNYFDLEDPSSLSRLDEPMTSLRGLKGLVVIDEVQRKPDLFPVLRVLSDRMPLQARFLILGSASPELLRQSSESLTGRIEAVPMSGFSMSEVGGVVQARHWMRGGFPPSFLARTEGDSLAWRKSFVQTFLERDLPQWGIGVPAPALLRFWTMLAHYHGQIWNAAEPARSLGVSEPTVRRYLDILSSVFMIRQLLPWHANLKKRQVKSPKIYFRDTGILHHLLGIRSEKELLNHPKCGASWEGYVIEEIIKATGPDEVYYWATHSGAEIDLVLVKDGRMFGVECKRMDAPRITPSVRTALNDLKLERIAVVYPGNKRYLLDDRIEAVPLDFVTEGMKGLFPKK, from the coding sequence ATGATTGATCGGGAAGATTTAGTTCGTCATGTGCGCTCGGCTCTGCGGCGGAGCCGGGCAGTAATGCTCATCGGCCCGAGACAATGCGGCAAAACCACGCTGGCGCGGCAGCTTCTTGCTGTCGATTCTCCGAATTATTTTGACCTCGAAGACCCATCCAGTCTTTCACGGCTGGACGAGCCGATGACTTCTTTGCGAGGGCTCAAGGGGCTTGTGGTCATAGATGAAGTCCAGAGAAAGCCGGATCTGTTCCCGGTGCTGCGTGTCCTGTCTGACCGGATGCCTTTGCAGGCCCGCTTTCTCATCCTCGGCAGCGCATCTCCAGAACTTCTCCGCCAGTCCTCGGAATCTCTGACAGGGCGAATAGAAGCTGTACCTATGAGCGGCTTCAGCATGTCAGAAGTTGGCGGCGTGGTACAGGCGCGTCATTGGATGCGGGGCGGTTTTCCGCCTTCCTTTCTTGCCCGGACAGAAGGGGACAGCCTGGCGTGGCGGAAGAGCTTTGTTCAGACCTTTCTGGAACGAGACCTGCCACAGTGGGGCATAGGAGTTCCAGCTCCGGCTTTATTGCGTTTTTGGACAATGCTGGCGCATTATCACGGCCAGATATGGAACGCGGCAGAGCCTGCACGCTCACTCGGCGTTAGTGAGCCGACCGTCAGGAGATATCTTGATATCTTATCCAGCGTCTTTATGATCCGACAGCTTTTGCCTTGGCATGCCAACCTGAAGAAACGACAGGTCAAATCACCCAAGATATATTTCCGCGATACAGGCATACTGCATCATCTGCTGGGTATCCGGTCTGAGAAGGAATTGCTCAATCACCCGAAATGCGGTGCATCATGGGAAGGATATGTGATTGAAGAAATCATTAAGGCAACAGGGCCCGATGAAGTCTATTACTGGGCGACACACAGCGGCGCTGAGATCGATCTGGTGCTGGTGAAAGACGGGCGCATGTTCGGCGTCGAGTGCAAGCGCATGGATGCTCCGCGCATAACACCGTCTGTACGTACTGCGCTGAATGATTTAAAGCTCGAACGTATAGCTGTGGTCTATCCAGGGAATAAGCGGTATTTGCTGGACGACAGAATCGAAGCCGTGCCTCTGGATTTTGTGACTGAAGGGATGAAGGGCTTATTTCCGAAAAAGTAA
- a CDS encoding ATP-binding protein, which produces MRSTIYKREVIDEIGKYLRTGDIIVLHGARQVGKTSILRYIEAELKAKGETVYFIDLEDSRYVKILDAGVVEFLKHLEEEGIKAARPKKKVFVFIDEIQYLANPSSFLKLIADHHKGIKLIVSGSSSFAIKSKFKDSLVVRTVDFDIFNLSFREFLTFRGYAFKESKTYTAGKVDELRGLFKQYVLYGGYPKIVLTPEAGMKEKYLQQIIDTYVKKDIRDLASIKDIEKFNKLLEALAGQSGQVLNIAELSNTTRIAKQTIEKYLFIMENTYILKLLRPYSGNIRSELFKLPKIFFYDTGIMQMLWLKGLQKELIGSVFETGIFAELVKKYDKDSVYYWRTKDGKEIDFILRIKKSLLPVEVKLNFEQFRPTAVNYFNEKYSLKKYKVAGLDGKRKNEFQVYPWEL; this is translated from the coding sequence ATGAGATCTACGATATATAAAAGAGAGGTAATTGATGAGATAGGGAAGTACCTCCGGACTGGAGACATCATTGTTTTGCATGGAGCCAGACAGGTAGGCAAGACTTCCATTCTTCGGTATATTGAGGCGGAGCTTAAGGCGAAAGGAGAAACGGTTTATTTCATTGACCTTGAGGATTCACGGTATGTGAAGATCCTGGACGCCGGGGTTGTGGAGTTTCTGAAGCACCTTGAGGAGGAAGGTATTAAGGCTGCCCGCCCAAAAAAAAAGGTCTTTGTCTTTATCGACGAGATACAGTATCTGGCAAACCCGTCATCGTTTCTTAAGCTCATTGCCGACCATCACAAAGGCATTAAACTTATCGTCTCGGGCTCATCAAGCTTTGCGATCAAGTCCAAATTCAAAGACTCTCTTGTAGTCAGGACGGTTGATTTCGATATCTTCAACCTCTCATTCAGGGAGTTTCTGACCTTCAGGGGTTATGCCTTTAAAGAGAGCAAGACATATACAGCAGGGAAGGTGGATGAGTTGAGAGGCCTTTTCAAACAATACGTACTCTATGGAGGTTATCCGAAGATCGTCCTGACGCCCGAAGCCGGGATGAAGGAGAAGTACCTTCAGCAGATCATCGACACCTATGTAAAAAAAGATATCAGAGACCTTGCGAGCATCAAGGACATTGAGAAGTTCAATAAACTCCTTGAGGCGCTCGCAGGCCAGAGCGGGCAGGTTCTGAACATTGCCGAACTGTCGAATACAACCCGTATCGCCAAGCAGACGATAGAGAAGTATCTTTTCATTATGGAGAACACCTACATCCTGAAACTGCTCAGGCCTTACAGCGGCAACATACGTTCTGAGCTGTTCAAGCTGCCCAAGATATTTTTTTATGACACCGGCATCATGCAGATGCTCTGGTTGAAAGGATTGCAGAAGGAGCTTATCGGCAGTGTTTTTGAAACCGGTATCTTTGCCGAACTTGTGAAAAAATATGATAAGGATTCGGTCTATTACTGGAGGACTAAAGACGGGAAGGAGATAGACTTCATTCTCAGGATAAAAAAGAGTCTCCTGCCGGTTGAGGTAAAACTGAACTTTGAGCAGTTCAGGCCGACTGCGGTCAATTATTTCAATGAGAAATACAGTCTTAAGAAGTACAAGGTTGCCGGCCTTGATGGAAAGCGGAAGAACGAATTTCAGGTATATCCGTGGGAGTTGTAG
- a CDS encoding tetratricopeptide repeat protein translates to MNDSAMKYFEAAEKQRRSAQYAKAVASYITALDIFKEASDPAGILNCTIAIADTLRAKGDFTLAKVFYEEGLGIAEALDDRASEADAMTGLGLSIRALGDWKEAMRLIEKANRMYGTLGDRYGEAFSIWAKAGTYRIKGDVKKAVETFHEALGRFRKLKDKSGVAYSYCGLGGSSRVSNNFSDSGKYYTLANKNFTEMNDRFGMAYSYCGLGNVQRMHGNYKEALAYFKKAGVLYNKIGDRVSYAYTLWSVGVSNIMLGDFEKAKKSFDESDTFFIETKDPRGRIYCMLGFSELDYLSGRKKKAEATASKAIKLAEKYQFKLETGYAKRLSKAITSGNVFPLNLP, encoded by the coding sequence ATGAATGATTCAGCAATGAAATATTTTGAAGCAGCAGAGAAGCAGAGAAGGTCAGCTCAATACGCTAAGGCGGTTGCTTCCTACATAACCGCCCTTGATATTTTTAAAGAGGCATCAGACCCCGCAGGCATACTCAACTGCACTATCGCGATCGCCGATACGCTGAGGGCGAAAGGCGATTTCACTCTTGCAAAGGTTTTTTATGAAGAAGGGCTGGGCATAGCAGAGGCGCTTGATGACAGGGCATCTGAGGCGGACGCGATGACGGGACTCGGGCTCTCCATAAGGGCGTTAGGCGATTGGAAAGAGGCGATGCGTCTTATAGAGAAGGCAAACAGGATGTACGGCACTTTGGGTGACAGGTATGGAGAGGCATTTTCCATATGGGCAAAGGCAGGGACATACAGGATTAAAGGTGATGTCAAAAAGGCTGTTGAGACATTTCATGAAGCGCTTGGCCGTTTTAGAAAGCTCAAAGACAAGTCAGGCGTAGCGTATTCATACTGCGGGCTTGGCGGCTCTTCAAGGGTCTCTAACAATTTCAGCGACTCCGGGAAGTATTACACGCTCGCGAACAAGAACTTCACCGAGATGAACGACCGCTTCGGCATGGCGTATTCCTACTGCGGGCTTGGGAATGTCCAGAGGATGCACGGCAATTACAAAGAGGCTCTCGCGTATTTTAAAAAGGCAGGCGTCTTATACAATAAGATAGGCGACAGGGTCAGCTACGCTTACACACTCTGGAGCGTGGGCGTGTCCAATATCATGTTAGGTGATTTTGAAAAAGCAAAGAAGAGCTTTGATGAATCCGACACCTTTTTCATAGAGACAAAAGACCCCAGAGGCAGGATCTACTGCATGCTCGGATTTTCTGAACTTGATTATCTGTCAGGCAGGAAGAAGAAGGCTGAGGCAACAGCCTCAAAGGCGATAAAACTCGCTGAGAAATATCAGTTCAAATTAGAGACCGGATATGCGAAAAGACTTTCCAAAGCGATAACATCCGGTAATGTTTTTCCGTTGAATCTGCCATAA
- the xseB gene encoding exodeoxyribonuclease VII small subunit — translation MDDMPSYKEAIEEIDAIVREIENESIDIDALAEKVKRAAYLIKYCKTKLKNTDNEVKNVLKEFGKES, via the coding sequence GGATGATATGCCAAGTTATAAGGAAGCAATTGAAGAGATTGACGCAATTGTAAGAGAGATTGAGAACGAGAGCATAGACATAGACGCACTTGCGGAAAAGGTCAAGCGTGCCGCCTATCTTATCAAATACTGCAAGACGAAATTAAAGAATACCGATAATGAGGTCAAGAATGTTTTGAAAGAGTTTGGAAAAGAGAGCTGA